ACAAcgagaaaagaagagaagaatgAGCAACAGAATAATAATGAGAGGGCTGACTATACTCTTTACTGTGATTATGGTTGATAATTACAGTTTACATTACACAGTTACAGCTACAGTATGATAACTAAGCCCAAAGGACTGATGGAGATGAGGATCTACCTGCTGAGAGTAGGCCATGACGCAGAGCTCTCATCTTTCGACGCATTGAGGAGCTCAGGGATTCCTTCTCCTGCTATTTCCTCCACTGCCTTAAGAACATCATCAACGTGTTCCAGGTAGATGCTGCAGACGGGAAAAGACAAAAGCCGTCATCATTAAAAATTTTAGATGCTTGTccacaataataacaataccACATGATAATACATGGTGTTAACTAGCAATGGTGTGCTCTTAAAATATGATAACATTTCTAGGTGCTTAGGAGGAGGGATggggtcggggggggggcatgtaTGATTGGAGAGTGGAACAATTCTGACTTAATTCCCTCATAATTTAACATTAATGTGTTGCGGTCATAGTGTTGTGCAGCTACGAGCATTGCTGAACAAAATACCGACTTCATCCATTTATTGGGTCACAACAAATTCACTGAGCTACTTGTGTGGCATGTGGATGGACAGCTCAGATGCTTGTTTGCACTGGCAGgtgtataaacatttattaaagagccatatttaatttttcccttggcagtttgcattaaaaataacattacataCACAAAAGACCCATATAAGATCATAAGGGTTTTCTAAAGGTTTTGCAGAGATAATGCTCCTGAGGACCTTGCTCTACAAATCAATTTGAATcctttaatctaaaaaaatttattttacattatcaaCGTAGTGTGAAGGATTCACAGAGTTGGAAACCTAACCTGTCATCGCTCTGTGGTTTGTCAAACTCTGTTATGGCAACATGATTTCTAAATTACCACAGACTTAGTGGAATTTCTGCAACTTCTTGTTACTAATCAAccctcatactgtatataccaaTACCAATATATGTGTGATAAGCTCTAATCCACTGCCAATGTATCAGCTTGCTTTACAGTAATTCTGCAtgcaactttttgttttcttcaagaTGGCCATTTATGACATTCGGACACACCTTAGGAGAGTGTGAAGTACTTCATTGAATTTGTTCCCTCGCTCTTTTTCTCCCCTGGCTGTCACCCAGTCTTGGCTCAGGAAACGTTTTGCTAGGGAAGCTGGGAAGAAAAATCAGACAGTTACCATCACAGTCCAATGGATAGTAGGTAAGTGGATTTAAATGAGGTAACGCGTCAGACTGACCGATCTGCTCGCTGTAGGTCGCGGGGTTCCCTCCTTTCTCCGACACAGTGGACAGAAGCTGGGAGAGACACAGTGCAGTACTGAGACTTGGCACCGTGCTGCGGAAGTTCAGCAGGTACTCAAAGCTTTGTCTAAACCAaagaaaaggaggcagaggTACATTTTATTCTGCtatcacacaaaaacacaaattaaactaATGTATTTGATACTATTGAATTATTGTTACTCACTTTACAAGCTGTTCCAGGGTCAACTCAGAATGTCCTTCTTTGAGTCGTTCAGCCAATACTCCAAGGGCTTTCTTCAGTAAGCATCTCTGACCTGGCAGACTGAATCCGGAcctgacaaatacacacatacatgcacacaaatcaGGGACAAAACTCAACAGGAGCCAGTTACACGCTGACACTCCCGAAGGCATGCTACTCTAATGCTTCACAGAGTTGACATATTTAACGTCTGACAAAATAGTCAGTGCCACTGGTTCTCCTCACCAGCTGAAGGTGGTGTTCAGGACCTGCAGGAGCAGCTGGTAGCTAGATGACATTAACTGGTGCTCCTGTACATCTGTGGCAGGTCCATCCACAACACCGTTGTTCTCAGACAGCAGTGTCTGTGAAAACGTACCAATGTATACAAGCTTGAAGGGAATTTTGTTTAGAGTTGGAAGAGATGTTGCTTTTTCTCATAACTCCTAAATGTGGGATTTCGTACCTGAAAATGGTTGTGACAGTCCTCTAGGTGTGAGCAGAGGGCAGGCAGCAGCTGGACACAGTAGGAAGCAAAATCCTTGGAGCTCCTCTGTTGTAGATGGGAGAAGCCCACACTTTTATCGGCCCTTCCCTGTGCaagaaaatatatcatttttgttcatttaagcATATTACAGTTTTATACAGTTGCAACTAATTACATATTCACATATTATCATATATGAATGGATAATCACCTAATCAcctaaaatgtataaatagtGTTGCGACAGAGCAACAGGTTTTCCCCCAGACCCTGTCTAATGTTTTGTGCAAATGCCACACCTTTCAAACCCCTGCACAGTTACATTTAATGTTCTGATACGTGTTTGTCACCTGTATGCTCACTCTGTTTGTAATTCGCTTTTTTTTGTACCTTGAGGAAAGGGGCTCTCTTGGCAGGGGCAGCTGTAAGACTGAACTCCAGTTTTCGAAGCATATCCTCCAGCAGGAGGACCAGCTCAGCAGGACCCAGCAGGACCTCCTCCCGCACCTCAATGTCAAATTATTAGAGGAGTTATATAACtttcctttaaattttaatcCCACCAgatctttttcctctgtgtttaaaTCATGGGTTTTGAAATTATCTTCATTTCCTTGTTAATTTCTGACAGCTAAAAAGACACTGCTGAGATCTGCCCTGAGTTTGAAACCCCTGatcttgttttaaattaaattagtaaaaaaatgtaaaaaggcCCACCCTTTTATATAAAATTAGAGAGATTCTTCTTCTCACCTTGGTGTTGAGCTCAGAGTCCAACAGTGAGCGAGACAGCAGGCCACACTGCAGCACACTAAGCACCTCCATGTCCAGCTCCCTGAAAAACTGTCTGTAGGACAACAGGCTGACTCCTTGCCGgatctccttttctttctctttctctggctgCTCCTTTAGCACATCCAGAATCACCTTTTTAGCTCAGTTACATTAAAAAGAGATGAATGTGAGAGGTCAAGGTTTACCTGCTGAGTTTCATTCACTTCAGTCGTGTCCTCAAGCTGACAGCTGCTTTCTGAGGAACTCTTAACAGGGgccttcctcttctttcctaTGCCATCTAAATAACATATGTGAGTAAGACAGGTCACATAAGTATTAATTCTTTATGTAGAGTATTTGATTTCATCAACACAAAACAGAGTCAAATATTTTCCGTTAGGCTTGGTCACCTTTCTTTGCCTTATTCACAGAAGCAGCAGAACTAAGTATTACTCCGTCTGTGCTTTCTCCATCAAAGTTAGCAACAGGTGGAACGTAGCCAGGTGTtcctgaaacacaaagaaaagaggatattattttaaaatcttcagTAGAATTGTCACCACATGGCATAAGATTTTGAAACCTCCAAATATCGACAGATCAAAAACTCACCAGCCAAAGCCCTCTCCAACAGTGTCTGAAGGTAGGTGATGTTCTGCAGACGAGTCATCACTTTCATCTTcatctcagtttctttttgaGTGCAAAATGCATTTATGACCTTCCACAAAACAGGGGTAAGGCACAGCTTTATACACATCTACTACGTATGAGAAAAACTTTGTCCGTATCAGTCGAGCCCATTTTACAATAACATGCAGTTACCTCTCTGAACCAGTTGATGGTGTGaaagagcaaagtacagaggaACTCTCTCTCAGCTTTTGACAGACTCTCTATTTTCTCTACTACATCCATGTCTGTTAGGATCAGAGGGCAGCCTGTGATGAAGCAAATGTCAGCACACAGACAAATCATTTTACAGCCACAGGAATGAGAGCAAACAGGTTTCTATGAGAGATTTgcagcttcctcttcctcacccaGCAGAGCATCAATTTCCTCTAGGTCTCCCTGATGCTGCTTCTCCTCACACAACCTCAGGAGGCGAAAAAacggagacagacagagaggagacactCGCCTGCACAAAATATAGCAATAAACATATCTAACATCTCATTgattagggttggggttagatATTACACATGCAAATCTGTGTAAATTCCCTTGCAGTATTTCACTGCAAGTAAAATACATCAATTATTAAATACTGTTATCACTCATCAGAGCCTCTTATAAATTATAAGTGGCTGAAGTGGGATGACTGACTTGTGTGCCTTCTTGGTTTGACTCTGCTGCTCCCCTTTGTTCTTGAGGTCTTTGgccagcagaggcagcaggttGATGGCGATGCCTCCCTgactctcctcctcatccaaGTTGTACATAACACGGGCCGGGAAAGGGAAGGAACTGAGATACACGGGTAGGAGGGATTAATGAAACTAGGAATAATTATTTAAGCATATTAATCACTAATGCTGCTTTCCATCACTAACCCTGTTATGTCCGGGCCTAGATCCACGACAAAGTCATCCTGAAAGTCATCTAGGACACTCTTTGCAATGTTTTCCTGTTGGCAGGAAAAATATAACAGGACCaaaacatttgtatttgcaGCCGTTGCATTTTACAAAGCTGGCTGCAAGTCAGCAATTATACGTCAGTTCAATTAAAAAGGTTACTTGACATACAGTTATAAAtcaagagattaaaaaaaaagatctattaGGTTTAGAGGTTCGGCAAATATTTGTCTGAGACACACCTGCACCTGTGGGTCCAGGGTAGAGCTCAGGATCAGATTGGCCAGTTCATCATAGTACAGCGCTGCAGCCTCAGGTGAGCTTTCACTGCTCGACCTCACAAGCTCCAACAGGGCTGTCAGCTACACCAagccaaacacacatgcatgagtATATTTACAGACAATAAACCTCCGGTTATGGTCACTGTGTGGTGTGTTGGAAGGTGTAACAAGAATGGAGAAAAATATTCCTCAAACGTCAGCTCTCAGTTATTGATAATGAAGTGGCATGTTATAGTTTGTGGCAGGAgaaattattactattatcatttttttgggCTTGACCTCTTTCACAGGAAGGTCACAGCACATGTTTAGCTACTGAAGAGCAAACCCATAAGATTATTATTAAAGTTATAGAGAAACTATACCAGTTGATAAAACACCATTGttagttaaaataaatacaataaacaagatggcataaatacataaacaaaggTGAAACAAGGCCATTTTACGAAATtataaatccaaaataaatgctaaatgtaaTTTCAGTCACAACCTTTTGGCTGTTTTAAACAACATAAATGCATAaagtcaaaaaaacatttattgtattATAAGTTCTACATTCATTCATACTTCCTTGACAAAATACTAAAACTAGAGCTGAAGtatattaaaaagtaaagatTTAATGTTGTCTAAATACACTAGAAGTTATAGATTACAGCTATCACTTAGTACTTAACTTACTGTTAAACTTACTGAAAAACTTACTTGAAGAaatcaaactaaacaaaaaggaaaacaaatgaaaaatttcaacTGCAATATCCCGGCTACATAAACATTGTTCATTCTGACTATTTTTAATGCCTAACATATACCTGTCTGAACGTCTCCTGGGGTAAAGACCCATTCTGTGGCTCCTTCATTTTAGGCCTGGATGGTGGCAAAGAGCATTATCAAGACATAAAGAGATAAAGTGACagaataaacatgaaaaatgctGCTTCTTTAAGTGCCTATGAGAAATAGCCCTCACCTGAAGGCCCCCATGCTGCCTACAATCATGACAGCACCAATGATGCCAATACGCTTGTATTTGGGCACAGTGCTGGAGAGCTGTTTGCGGATCACGATGTGCATGTCATCCTGAGGggtaaagaaacaaaacaaaaaaacaattgtggGGTCAGTcactggaggaaaaacaacaagaaaaggcagaaaacatgttgaattaaaagaCTGAGCCATATCTTTTTCCTATGAATGTGTGACTGTGCACCTGGATGTGAGATCCTTGCTGCTGTTGCCCAAAGGCCAGTCTGCTCAGGAGGTGGAAGAGTCTGCGGATTTGCTGTGGCGTGAGGTTGTCCATATAGTCCAAAATTCCCTGTATCAGACACAATGCTCggttaaaaactaaactaaatggAATGGTAAGATACAGAACCTCACTATGAGAACAACGAGGGACCGTTTGCTACTTACAAGCTGTAGCTGACTGTATGTATTATGCTCATTCATAAATGTTTCTAGGTGTTTTTATGTAACAGCTTCAATGGCAGGTAGTTGGATCACTTCCTTACCTTCACAAACACAGCATAGAGAGCCATTTCTGAGGGCTTTTCTTTAACCAGACCACAGAGTAGCTCCAGAGCCGTGTCCACCTCCCCACCCACACCACTGCAGACATGGGTTACTAAAGAGCCCACCACCTCCTGTGAACCATTATACAGGGCAAAAATCAATCACATGCATTTTCATTCAACAACAGACAAATACACTTAtgcacgttaaaaaaaaaaaaaaacaatcccaaaCTCACCTGTTGGCAGTAAGAGTCAAACACAGTGAATGAGAGTCGGTACATGTGTCCACCAAAAGGCACCACACAGGGGTCAGGGGAGCGTAGCAGACTCTGAGCCACAGACAGGATGGAGGGGAAATACCCTCGCATGACCTACATTGTCATCAGTAATAattacaacacatttttcaatcaCTAATCAATTACCAAACCACAGAACATATATATCACTGTACTACCTTGTTTGTACAAACTCTAAAGCTTGTTTGGCTTGTTTGTCTGCAGACTGACCCACCTGAGAATAGTCCCTGAAGGTCTTCTGTAGCAGAGCCTCCTGGATTCGTCCAGTCCTTACTTTGACCTTCAGCACCCTCTCTGCACCCCGTCGGCTCTGGTTGGCATTGGTGGAATGGAGGATGAACAGCACCAGCAGATCTATTACCTGAAACGGCACCGCAGGGACATTTTagagagatactgtatatgcacacacatttaaattaatGCACTGAAAAAACTGAGGAGGTGGCATTCACCTTATGGTCCTCTGCTTCATTCACAGATTCTATTGCCtaatgaaagaaatggagaTGAAAAGAAGTGACTGTTAGCCATTAGCAataggaaaaaattcaaaaacaaatcaatatttaatttcccACCTTGAGCCAAGCCTCAGAAATAGTTTTCTGGAATCTCACTGCTGACTTGATGCCGTCCAGTATCAATGTAATGCTGCTGCCAGCTGCTGGTGTGGAAGCTGACCTGCTCCAAAACCAGACCTATTAGATCAACTCATCAAGAACCTACTGGTCTACTTCCAAATAAGTTCCTGACAACATGTATTGATGCCAAATCATGAGTGAACTGTAATCTGTGTTGTCTTacactgctgctcctctgctTATCGTGCGGCTCTGCGAGGCCTGCAGCACTGGAGGAAGAACACactgctccagctccagcttctTATGAAGATTACTCACCACCTACACAGATGTAAACACATGCCAAACTTTTTGATTCCAACATAAAGGTACAATAATAACAAGGTAATAGAATTGGTACATTTgctatattgtgtttttttaaatgtaaaatgctgTGGACACAACTCAGGGATCTAACCTCATATGCATCCGAGGATGAGACAGAGTGCAGGATGAACTTGACAACCACAGGTAGGTCTTCCAGTTGCACAGCAGCCAACGTGGCCATAACTGCTCCACGAACCTGAGATCACAGGCAGTAACAGGTAGTAAGCCTAAACAGTAACATCCACTAGTCCTTTAATAATTCACAAAAATGAGTGTAACAGAGTGTGTGTACTACCTCAGTCAGTAATGAGGAACTGAGGTTCAGGCTAGAAAGGGCATCCAGGATGGGGACAGTCAACTGAGTGTTCGTCTGGAGTAAAGAGCTACACAGAGCAGTGATGAGAGCAGTGGTTAGTATATTCAGCAACAAAAGCCACAGACACATTACAAGAATCGCAGGTCTGTAGTAGAGTTTTACTGTGCGTACTTGAGCTCCCTGGCTACGTCATTGTGCTGGGAGTCTTCCAGTATCTCTGGCAGACTGGTGATGATGTCACGCTGAACATCCACAGGTGCTACTGACACCAGCTCCATGAGCTTAGCTGCCAACTCCTGCAAATGCAGTAACAGGCCATAAAGAGGGCAGAAGCAAACAAGCACATCGCCATCTAGAAGTTAGTGATGACTGAAATCACGATTGCAGACATAATGGAACAGATCAGCGAAAATACaaacaactttaaaactttaatggCTGTGACAACTGAACATGCAACAAAACCTATCATAACAGAAATGACTACCTTGCTGTCCACAACTCTGTCTAGCCATTTGAGCTGGTTAATAATTATACGTGGAATACTGAGTCCTCCATCTCCAGCACTGTAAGGGACAGACCAGgatgacatttagaaaaataagacaaatgggaaaaagtgtgtaaaaaaaaaaatagtacaaaTGCTGTCAAGTGAACTCATATTAAATACTGACCCATCTAACATAAATTCAGGGAGTTTCTCAAGCAAGGTGTTAATGATG
This genomic interval from Xiphias gladius isolate SHS-SW01 ecotype Sanya breed wild chromosome 21, ASM1685928v1, whole genome shotgun sequence contains the following:
- the fancd2 gene encoding Fanconi anemia group D2 protein → MMRRKRRSSVDKGEGAPTTTKAKKSRSTARQPKQAVSEETHESVFCIFLREAGVTLKKGGTSNEIAVDQVVFQKRVQQQLRKSPRYPGIVQEFITGLESHIEDPERFRNCLLPCVPQLSDGDASSVSSFQESLLRMLLGIEMLQTSIINTLLEKLPEFMLDGAGDGGLSIPRIIINQLKWLDRVVDSKELAAKLMELVSVAPVDVQRDIITSLPEILEDSQHNDVARELNSLLQTNTQLTVPILDALSSLNLSSSLLTEVRGAVMATLAAVQLEDLPVVVKFILHSVSSSDAYEVVSNLHKKLELEQCVLPPVLQASQSRTISRGAAVSASTPAAGSSITLILDGIKSAVRFQKTISEAWLKAIESVNEAEDHKVIDLLVLFILHSTNANQSRRGAERVLKVKVRTGRIQEALLQKTFRDYSQVMRGYFPSILSVAQSLLRSPDPCVVPFGGHMYRLSFTVFDSYCQQEVVGSLVTHVCSGVGGEVDTALELLCGLVKEKPSEMALYAVFVKGILDYMDNLTPQQIRRLFHLLSRLAFGQQQQGSHIQDDMHIVIRKQLSSTVPKYKRIGIIGAVMIVGSMGAFRPKMKEPQNGSLPQETFRQLTALLELVRSSSESSPEAAALYYDELANLILSSTLDPQVQENIAKSVLDDFQDDFVVDLGPDITGSFPFPARVMYNLDEEESQGGIAINLLPLLAKDLKNKGEQQSQTKKAHKRVSPLCLSPFFRLLRLCEEKQHQGDLEEIDALLGCPLILTDMDVVEKIESLSKAEREFLCTLLFHTINWFREVINAFCTQKETEMKMKVMTRLQNITYLQTLLERALAGTPGYVPPVANFDGESTDGVILSSAASVNKAKKDGIGKKRKAPVKSSSESSCQLEDTTEVNETQQEQPEKEKEKEIRQGVSLLSYRQFFRELDMEVLSVLQCGLLSRSLLDSELNTKVREEVLLGPAELVLLLEDMLRKLEFSLTAAPAKRAPFLKGRADKSVGFSHLQQRSSKDFASYCVQLLPALCSHLEDCHNHFQTLLSENNGVVDGPATDVQEHQLMSSSYQLLLQVLNTTFSWSGFSLPGQRCLLKKALGVLAERLKEGHSELTLEQLVKQSFEYLLNFRSTVPSLSTALCLSQLLSTVSEKGGNPATYSEQIASLAKRFLSQDWVTARGEKERGNKFNEVLHTLLSIYLEHVDDVLKAVEEIAGEGIPELLNASKDESSASWPTLSRQTFLVFYKVMMAELDKAVRRIPAGKISDNTEAQSEKLLTWNLAVRDFHILVNLVKVFDSRPVLNVCLKYGRLFLETFLKLGMPLLDYSFKRHKEDVQSLLKTFQLSTRQLHHMCGHSKTHQDTSLTSHVPALKKSLELFVYRVKATLTLNNCQEAFWMGNLKNRNLKGEEILSQRSQGSDDEEEEEEEEEEAQRSLLPQEQSEDEAQESNSEESKKINRDEDVEQDITDNSE